The DNA sequence GCCGTTCTTATAACGCGTCCAAATTGTGCTATCCGTCTTATTTgttttttgttgtatttttcaTCCAAACAAATGAGCATTACAAAAACGAATATTACATGATACATATGTAACAGATAATACAAGATAAtctataccaaaaaaaaaaaaagataatacaagataattaaaaaatctttcATAATATCGTAAAATTGAAGGAAACTCTTTTGTCATTGTATATTTTTTCTTTCCCTCTTATTGTACTTTCTGATAATGGAGAGCTTTTGACATATTCCATTATTAgcttatgttttttattttttatttttcaggaAAATTAGAGTTTATGATAGACGACTTGAGCCATTATATTTGCCACCCAATTTTTTGTGGTAGTTCTTTTCTAGCTCATGCTTGAATTAATCTTAGATATAACTTTTCAGTCAATTGTGAATTTAGACcgaatttaattttaagaataggataagataaaatattaaaaataatatacaaaaaataaaaatataaaaattagtatttttttattttatttgataataaattaaaataaattataaaagtttaatttattatactttgtattgaaaaaatttgaaaaaaatataattatgaaaattaataagaataataaaaaaaattaaaaataaattatgcgTCTTGTTAGTGTCTCTGTATTTTTCGTCAAAATGGATACAAAATACTCTAATTGAGTGTCTTTAGACATAATATTTCTGTCTATATCTCATCTGCCAAACATAATTTTATGTATCTCATCTGTCAAACATAATTTTATGTctttatatctttttctatctCATCAACAACTCGTGCCTATAAATAAACGTAGCTTACATCtcaatatttttagttattttttgcataaaaaaattattgataatcctttttctttttatcgaTAAAcagaattttattaattagaaatTAAAGGTTCCACCTTGTATACACATGAATATAGCCTTAAACATGTAGAGATCTCTGATAGTCATTGAAAAAATATCTAAGAATATATATGGGCTCATTTCAAATGGTGGCTCACAATAAATTGGAGGGAAAGAGGGATCACCTGTATTTTGGTCCATATAGCCATTATTACCGAATTCCCCACATGATCCTTATTAGTGTATTTTATTAACTtacaaaattagttattatatatttgcatatattattttatatatttttaataaaataataaatattaaaataattaaatatatcattaaaaataattaaatttgtcataacataataaatattttttttacaacaATACAATCTTTTTGCATAAACACTACTAAATATATATTTCTataatataattgattttatattcatataatctatagttaattttattatatcttttaattttgacTGGTTGGTACATACtcaaatacttttttttttttatacagacatattcaaatccttaattTATAATGAGAAAGTCTAAGGCCagcatttttattaaaatttagcgAATATTTAACTatcaaaagaaaagtgagtAATCTCACGTCATAGATATAATTTCACACCATCAAAAATACTTATGATgactaattaataaatacaaataataaaatctGTTGCCCCTAACACTCTCATaatatctatttttaaattCGATTCACAATTTACAGACACGTTAACATTTTTATAAGCAGATTATCAATACCTAAATAATGATAACGTAACGCCAATTCTTGTGGTCTATATCTATTGTAATAACCATTCATTGATGCAGCTTGTGCAGAATCaggttaataataataatgtcatGATTCCTTTGCTTTatgtcaattttttaaaaaaaaacaataataaaaattaaaattttaaattttttaacataaaaattttaatactatattacgatattatttttttaaaattttaaaataataaaaaagctgaaaaaaaatacaaattgttatatctctaataataataataataataataataataataataataaatgccCTGTTTAGGGCCTATAGAAGTAGTAAAGGGATATTTCATGAACAAGTGGGTACTCTTCCAATCTTTGTGGTTCTTCTCTCACTAATAACTTTTCATAGCTATATCCATTACCTTTATTTCAATgtgtatgtgtatatatatatagatccATAGTTAGCCTTATAGTGTTACACAGAATCGTACAATAGCCTTCAATTCCTACACATAACATTCTCAGCTCCCTAATGCCACAGCGACAAGAAACTTTGATGGAACCAAAAATGAACAATGGCAATGGCCATGGACATGGCTGTGCTATTGTGAATGGAAGAAGCAGAACCAATAATTGTACTAGTGATGAAGTAATTGAGTGGTTTGAACAAGTGTCACAGAAGGGTGGTTCTGTTCAGAAAGAGATACTATCCCAGATTCTGAAACAGAACCATGGTGCTGAGTATGTGAAGAAATGGTTGGGGTATCACAACATCCAAGAAATGGATTCATCTGCATTGGAATCACTTTTCACTTCTGTGGTTCCAATTTCTTCTCATGCAGATTTTGAGCCTTTTATCCAAAGGATTGCAGATGGGGACACTAATCCTTTACTCACCCAACAACCTATTACCACTCTTTCCCTAAggtaataataatttttaattacttTCTTAATTAATCTCTTTCCATTTATTTTGGTTTCACGGGAATATTCCACAATATTTAATAGAGGCCATAAATTTTATTTCCAGCTTAGGTTAGTTCTTGTATTTAATGACAAATTGACAACTACCACAACTTAATTTAAAAAGTCCATGTTAAAAgtactaattaattaatcttAGCAGTCTTGTCATGCATGATGATTATTATGTATATTTTGACGATGGcctactttttcttcttcttttgtttttctttttaactggtcaaatatttatttaatttttcttttctcttgtgATATAATTAATATACGGAAGAATCTCCTGCACTTCTGGAttttcttcaataataataatagtaataataagtattattatttaattttgcaGTTCTGGTACTACAGAGGGAAGGCAGAAGTTCGTACCTTTTACCCGCCATAGTGCACAAACTACCCTTCAAATTTTTACCTTAGCAGCAGCATACAGATCAAGGTATGCCTCTAAATGTTCCCTGTGTTCCTATTCCCATTTCATGAATTGAATAACCTATAGCAAGCATTTATAGTGTGGTTCTATGTGTTTCAGTGATTTAATTATTGATCtcaatcataaaataaaatatatagaattaaaatactaaaacaCTTAAAACTATAGTATACCTGAAACGTTTTTTTATGGGTACTAGTAGGGTTGGAAGTGAGTCGAACTAGACCAAAGTCAAACTCGACTCACGAAAATTGAGCTTAACTCACGGCTCGACTCGTTAACAATCAAGTCTATTTCTTAAGTTCAAACTCGGCTCGACGAAAACTCACGAGTTAGctcaaataatagaaacataatctataattatatcttaataaattataatttatatattttaaaaaatatttaaaaaatcaattttatatattctcTATCtttcaataaattataaattttttatttatatcctacatcaaaattatatatattattatttcatatgtatatataatattaaaagtatatattaaatacatatGGAATATGtgtgttaatatatatatatgtatatataatcgAGCTAACTTACGAGCTAATGAGTTGAGCTTATCCAAGTTCAAGCTCGACTCATTTATTTTATGAGCTCAATTCCAAGTTCAAGCTCGACTCACCAACTCACGAATTCAGCTTATTGAGCTATTAACAAGTCGAGCTTGAGCTGGCTCATAAGCTGACTTGACTCACTTCTAGTCCTAGGTACTAGCATATTTATTGATcacacttttatttattaaatgtatataaaaataatagaaacaaattaaaattagttaaaatgataaatattttagaatttaattaagAGGTCTTGTGTTTAAATATTTGAAATAGcgaaaagaaatatttttgttaaattatatgtaataaaaaatattttagcaAAAAAAGTTTTGTACTAGTCTTTTTATATTTCTGTTATATACAGTAtagatttcaaattttttgtaCGTCCCATGTCAATATTGATATTATGATTGTATTTGTATATCTTTTGTTTACCTCTAAGAATTTGTTTTAgtgaattatatataattttttatgatagaAATAGTGTTGTTTAGTATTTAAGATAGATTTCCTTggatctattttttttaatatatttttcatttgataaaattttaggttattgtatttatttctctattttcttgtATTCATCATCTAATATTTTCATCCAAATCGCAATATAAAATAACACTTATAAAGCTATAtcaatattatattaaaatgtttaGATAGTAAAAATAGCACACAGATTatagattaaaaaattattattttcacattgaaaaaaataaatgtataaaaaaattgtattctGATATAAGTATCATAGTTTATACCTAATTCTAAACATACtttaatgttttatatttttacctTGAGATATATGATAATGTCACTcctatatttatttatgttacttctcacataattttttttatattgtattatatataaatttgtaaaaaaaataagcGACATTATCAAAATAGAACTGATATTATCATTTGCCCTGCGTCTTCTCTCAATGATTAAAGGCAATGTTAAATTAAAAAGCACATCTATTTTAGCATAGACACCTAGCTTCTTTCCATCCAATATTAGTTGATGTACATATATATCATTGTTTTCACGGTGTAATGTGTAATATTAACAGGATTTATCCCATAAGAGAAGGAGGAAAGATTCTTGAATTCATATACAGCAGCAACACGTTCAAAACAAAAGGAGGCCTAACGGTAGGAACAGCCACAACACACTACTATGCAAGTGAAGAgttcaagatcaaacaagaacaAACAAAATCTTTCACTTGTAGCCCCGCCGAAGTAATTTCCGGTGGGGACTACAAGCAATCGACATACTGCCACCTCCTCCTCGGCCTCTTCTTCTCCGACCAAGTTGAATTTATAACCTCTGCTTTTGTCTACAGCATAATCCAAGCATTTCGCAGCTTCCAGGAGCTTTGGTGTGAGATATGCAACGATATTAGATCCGGCTCGCTTAGCTCGCGAGTTAAGTTGCCAAAGATGAGAAAGGCAGTTTTGGAAATCATTAGTCCAAACCCAATTTTGGCATCAAAATTGGAAAATATTTGCAAGGAGCTAGAATTGGTGGATTGGTTTGGTTTGATTCCAAAGCTTTGGCCAAATGCTAAGTATGTTTATTCAATAATGACAGGGTCTATGCTACCTTATGTGACAAAGCTTAGGCATTATGCAAATGGATTACCTTTGGTTAGTGTCTATATTTAATGCACAAATAAATacttaagaaaaaaaatctttaaatatttcagcaataattaatatatatattataattaagatGAATTATTCGTGAAATACTACTTTGTTGTTTTATTTACATGTCGTACCATATTTGATACTAATAATTTGTATTAATTATAGGTTAGTGCTGATTATGGGTCAACTGAGAGTTGGATTGGGGTTAATGTGGATCCAAGTTTGCCACCAGAGAAAGTAACATTCGCCGTTGTTCCTACTTTCTCTTACTTTGAGTTCATTCCACTTTATAGACATAATAAGCAAGAAGATTACAGATCAATTGTTGCTGATGATTTTATTGAAGACAAGCCAATTCCACTTTCTCAGGTTAAAGCAGGACAAGAGTATGAAATTGTCCTTACAACTTTCACCGGTAACACATCCTTCTTTCCCTTCTATCATTCTTAGCTATATTCATAGTAGGTCTCTAATACATTTTTATAAACGAacacaattaaataaaaattatgtttagatatattaatttataaataaatgttATCTAAAAATATCATTCTAAAACAAAGTATATATAGAGTATGTTTAGTTTAGCGTCTAGAATATTAAACTCACGTTCAGTTCTTTTGCAAGTTTTTTGGTTTGGCTattttttcctcctcaaaacTCAAACGTAATTTTGTATTCTAATCCACATTCAAGCGAAACTAAAATTTTGGTTTTTGtattcacttttttttatttgaccattaattaaaaaaattattttctatctACCAATCCTATCTTTTCATTATTCATATGATGAattttgttaacaaaaaaaatatttactatcTACTAATCATGTCTTTTATTGttcatataataaatttatttcttatctacataacttttttttaacaaaGAGAATATTTCCTTAAAGAATTGTTTTGTCTAAATACAATGAccttttaatatattaattcttttcaaaataatttttgttttaataatttttaataattcaataaaatattttttaataaaaatatcaatgacgtttttttaattaattaaaaaaatttagacaAAATGTgtcttttgaaaaataaaaaaagtttccATAGCAAAATAAAACTCGCTTGAAGTCAAATAACCTAGTGTAACACATTgactaatatttaaaaa is a window from the Arachis stenosperma cultivar V10309 chromosome 3, arast.V10309.gnm1.PFL2, whole genome shotgun sequence genome containing:
- the LOC130970702 gene encoding indole-3-acetic acid-amido synthetase GH3.10-like; this translates as MPQRQETLMEPKMNNGNGHGHGCAIVNGRSRTNNCTSDEVIEWFEQVSQKGGSVQKEILSQILKQNHGAEYVKKWLGYHNIQEMDSSALESLFTSVVPISSHADFEPFIQRIADGDTNPLLTQQPITTLSLSSGTTEGRQKFVPFTRHSAQTTLQIFTLAAAYRSRIYPIREGGKILEFIYSSNTFKTKGGLTVGTATTHYYASEEFKIKQEQTKSFTCSPAEVISGGDYKQSTYCHLLLGLFFSDQVEFITSAFVYSIIQAFRSFQELWCEICNDIRSGSLSSRVKLPKMRKAVLEIISPNPILASKLENICKELELVDWFGLIPKLWPNAKYVYSIMTGSMLPYVTKLRHYANGLPLVSADYGSTESWIGVNVDPSLPPEKVTFAVVPTFSYFEFIPLYRHNKQEDYRSIVADDFIEDKPIPLSQVKAGQEYEIVLTTFTGLYRCRLGDVVEVAGFHNGTPKLNFVCRRKLILTVNIDKNTEKDLQLVVEKGSQLLKRAKKAELVDFTSYAHVSNEPGHYVIFWEIDGYAEDSLLEACCTEMDASFADHGYVVSRKTKSIGPLELCIVERGTFKKILDNFIANGAALSQFKTPRCTSNHGMLNILRACALKKFRSTAYNT